A single region of the Sus scrofa isolate TJ Tabasco breed Duroc chromosome 17, Sscrofa11.1, whole genome shotgun sequence genome encodes:
- the DYNLRB1 gene encoding dynein light chain roadblock-type 1 isoform X2, whose protein sequence is MDNPTTTQYANLMHSFILKARSTVREIDPQNDLTFLRIRSKKNEIMVAPDKDYFLIVIQNPTE, encoded by the exons ATGGACAATCCCACCACCACACAGTATGCCAACCTCATGCACAGCTTCATCTTGAAGGCCCGGAGCACCGTGCGTGAAATTGACCCCCAGAATGACCTCACCTTCCTTCGAATTCgctccaagaaaaatgaaattatggtTGCACCAG atAAAGACTATTTCCTGATTGTGATACAGAATCCAACCGAATAA